A genome region from Salvia splendens isolate huo1 chromosome 19, SspV2, whole genome shotgun sequence includes the following:
- the LOC121779553 gene encoding PH, RCC1 and FYVE domains-containing protein 1-like isoform X1, whose product MADLVSYSNADRDIEQALVALKKGAQLLKYGRKGKPKCYPFRLSSDETTLNWISSSGDRSLKLATVSRIIPGQRTAVFQRYLCPEKDYLSFSLIYNNGKRSLDLICKDKVEAENWIAGLKALITSGQAGRSKIDGWGDGGPYFDENRDLTSNSPSHSSVSATREVNSSEVSVSSNIIASPKSYRPDNLVYSERSHVALDQTNMQVKGSGSDAFRVSVSSAPSTSSHGSGPDDCDALGDVYIWGEVICDNVIRVGPEKNASSIGTRADVLLPRPLESNVVLDVHYIACGVRHATLVTRQGEVFSWGEESGGRLGHGVGKDVTQPRLVESLTFCSVDFVACGEFHTCAVTMAGELYTWGDGTHYAGLLGHGTDVSHWIPKRIAGPLEGLQIASVTCGPWHTALITSTGQLFTFGDGTFGVLGHGNRENVSYPREVESLAGLRTIAVACGVWHTAAVVEVIVTQSSASFSSGKLFTWGDGDKNRLGHGDKEPRLKPTCVPALIDYNFHKISCGHSLTVGLTTSGRVFTMGSTVYGQLGNPQSDGKLPCLVGDKLAAESVEEISCGAYHVAVLTSNNEVYTWGKGANGRLGHGDMEDRKAPTLVEALKDRHVKFIACGSNYTAAICLHKWVSGAEQSQCSACRQAFGFTRKRHNCYNCGLVHCHACSSRKALQAALSPNPSKPYRVCDSCFVKLSKVAESGANNRRSSGPRLSGENKDRLDKADLRLAKSAMPSNFDLIKQLDTKAAKQGRKADTFTLGRSSQVSLLQLRDAVMSTDVRRTVPKPILTTSSVSSRSVSPFSRKPSPPRSATPVPTTSGLSFSKSITDSLKKTNELLNQEVHKLRGQVESLKHRCELQELELQQSAKKAQEATAVAADESAKCKAAKEVIKSLTAQLKDMAERLPPGSYDPESLKLVYLPNGSESNGAHFSGANGERNSRSENINSAYSASHPETDSGVQNGTQGPSQLLRDPIGSSESVLDPQGLEHGYSNGTNDRLDTRLPNGGGVLQSYRSSVSESLDGKESTANRDSDAGSKSRNSAVPGSASQIEAEWIEQYELGVYITLVALRDGTRDLKRVRFSRRIFGEHQAEMWWSDNREKVYEKYNVRGSDKSSVSGQVARRSEGGLSPSSQI is encoded by the exons ATGGCAGATCTTGTTAGCTACAGTAATGCCGACCGTGACATCGAGCAG GCGTTGGTTGCTCTAAAGAAGGGAGCTCAACTACTTAAATATGGTCGTAAGGGAAAGCCTAAATGTTATCCGTTTAGACTCTCTAGT GACGAAACAACTTTAAATTGGATTTCTAGTAGTGGTGATAGGAGTTTGAAGTTAGCTACAGTTTCAAGAATTATCCCTGGACAAAGAACT GCTGTTTTTCAGCGATATCTGTGCCCTGAAAAGGACTACTTATCCTTTTCTCTTATATATAACAACGGGAAAAGATCTCTCGATCTG ATCTGCAAGGATAAAGTTGAAGCAGAAAACTGGATAGCTGGACTCAAAGCATTAATAACATCAGGACAAGCTGGACGCTCAAAAATTGATGGTTGGGGTGATGGAGGCCCGTATTTTGAT GAAAACAGAGATTTAACGTCAAATAGTCCAAGTCACAGTTCTGTAAGTGCTACACGGGAAGTTAACTCATCTGAGGTTTCCGTTAGTTCAAACATAATTGCTTCTCCTAAGAGCTACCGTCCTGATAATTTGGTATATTCAGAAAGGTCACATGTAGCTTTGGATCAAACAAATATGCAAGTGAAAGGATCTGGTTCAGATGCTTTTCGGGTTAGTGTATCTAGTGCCCCCAGCACATCAAGTCATGGTTCTGGACCAGATGATTGTGATGCACTAGGGGATGTGTATATTTGGGGTGAAGTTATATGTGATAATGTTATCAGGGTTGGGCCTGAGAAGAATGCTAGTTCCATTGGTACCAGAGCAGATGTTCTCCTGCCTAGGCCATTGGAATCAAACGTGGTGCTGGATGTGCATTATATAGCATGTGGGGTACGGCATGCTACTCTAGTCACTAGGCAGGGTGAAGTCTTCAGTTGGGGTGAAGAATCTGGTGGGAGGCTTGGTCATGGAGTCGGAAAAGATGTCACCCAACCTCGTCTAGTGGAATCATTAACATTTTGCAGTGTTGATTTTGTTGCATGTGGTGAGTTTCACACTTGCGCTGTTACTATGGCTGGTGAACTTTACACCTGGGGCGACGGTACACACTATGCCGGGCTCTTGGGCCATGGTACTGATGTCAGCCATTGGATACCAAAGAGAATTGCTGGCCCTCTTGAGGGACTTCAAATTGCAAGTGTGACATGTGGTCCATGGCACACTGCATTGATAACATCAACTGGACAGCTTTTTACATTTGGAGATGGAACTTTTGGTGTTTTGGGTCATGGAAATAGAGAAAATGTTTCATACCCAAGAGAGGTTGAATCTCTAGCAGGTTTGAGGACAATTGCTGTTGCATGTGGAGTGTGGCATACGGCTGCAGTAGTTGAGGTGATTGTAACCCAGTCTAGTGCAAGTTTTTCATCTGGGAAATTGTTCACTTGGGGAGATGGTGACAAAAACCGCCTTGGACACGGTGATAAAGAACCAAGGCTGAAGCCTACCTGTGTGCCTGCACTTATTGATTacaattttcacaaaatttcCTGTGGGCACAGTTTGACTGTTGGCCTGACTACATCTGGGCGTGTTTTCACAATGGGAAGTACTGTATATGGTCAACTTGGAAATCCTCAGTCTGATGGAAAGCTACCTTGCTTGGTAGGAGACAAGCTTGCAGCTGAATCTGTTGAGGAAATCTCTTGCGGAGCATATCATGTGGCTGTGTTGACTTCCAATAACGAGGTTTACACATGGGGTAAAGGAGCCAATGGGAGGCTGGGCCATGGTGATATGGAAGACAGGAAAGCACCCACTCTAGTTGAAGCTTTAAAGGATAGACATGTTAAATTTATTGCTTGTGGCTCAAATTATACAGCTGCCATATGTCTTCATAAATGGGTCTCTGGTGCTGAGCAGTCCCAGTGCTCTGCTTGTAGACAAGCTTTTGGCTTCACAAGAAAGAGACATAACTGCTACAACTGTGGATTAGTTCATTGTCATGCTTGTAGTTCTAGAAAAGCACTACAGGCTGCTTTGTCACCCAATCCCAGCAAACCTTATCGTGTGTGTGATTCATGTTTTGTGAAGCTATCTAAGGTGGCAGAATCTGGAGCCAACAACCGGAGAAGTTCTGGACCACGGCTTTCGGGTGAAAACAAGGATAGACTGGACAAGGCTGACCTTAGATTAGCCAAGTCAGCCATGCCTTCTAACTTTGATTTGATCAAACAATTGGACACGAAAGCAGCTAAACAAGGAAGAAAAGCTGATACTTTCACTTTAGGTCGCTCTTCTCAAGTATCTTTACTGCAGCTACGAGATGCTGTTATGTCTACCGATGTACGTCGAACTGTTCCTAAGCCAATTCTCACAACCTCGAGTGTTAGTTCAAGGTCTGTATCGCCTTTTTCGAGGAAACCTAGCCCTCCTAGGTCTGCAACACCAGTTCCTACAACATCAGGTTTATCTTTCTCCAAGAGCATAACTGATAGTCTGAAGAAGACAAATGAGCTTCTGAATCAGGAAGTGCATAAGTTACGGGGGCAG GTAGAAAGCCTTAAACACCGATGTGAATTGCAAGAATTAGAGCTCCAGCAATCAGCCAAAAAAGCTCAGGAAGCAACAGCAGTAGCTGCTGACGAATCTGCTAAATGTAAAGCTGCAAAAGAAGTGATCAAGTCACTTACAGCTCAG CTTAAAGATATGGCTGAAAGGTTGCCGCCTGGGTCTTATGACCCTGAAAGTCTCAAACTAGTTTACTTGCCAAATGGATCAGAATCAAATGGCGCACACTTTTCTGGTGCGAATGGAGAGAGGAACTCAAGatcagaaaatatcaacagcgCATACTCAGCTTCTCACCCTGAAACAGACTCAGGTGTGCAAAATGGAACGCAAGGTCCATCTCAATTGCTCCGAGATCCTATTGGAAGCAGTGAAAGTGTCTTAGATCCACAAGGACTTGAACATGGCTACTCAAATGGAACAAATGATCGCCTGGATACTCGGCTTCCAAATGGCGGGGGAGTTCTCCAGTCTTACAGGAGCAGCGTTTCTGAAAGTCTCGATGGAAAAGAATCAACTGCTAACCGCGACAGCGATGCTGGCTCGAAATCTAGAAACTCAGCAGTCCCAGGCAGTGCTAGCCAAATCGAAGCTGAATGGATTGAACAGTACGAACTGGGTGTGTACATAACACTTGTAGCCCTTCGTGATGGAACCAGAGATCTCAAGCGTGTACGATTCAG CCGGAGGATATTTGGGGAACACCAAGCGGAGATGTGGTGGTCGGACAACCGAGAAAAGGTTTACGAGAAATACAATGTGAGAGGATCGGACAAGTCATCGGTTAGCGGGCAGGTGGCCCGGAGATCGGAGGGAGGTCTTTCACCTTCTTCGCAGATTTAG
- the LOC121779553 gene encoding PH, RCC1 and FYVE domains-containing protein 1-like isoform X2, whose translation MQVKGSGSDAFRVSVSSAPSTSSHGSGPDDCDALGDVYIWGEVICDNVIRVGPEKNASSIGTRADVLLPRPLESNVVLDVHYIACGVRHATLVTRQGEVFSWGEESGGRLGHGVGKDVTQPRLVESLTFCSVDFVACGEFHTCAVTMAGELYTWGDGTHYAGLLGHGTDVSHWIPKRIAGPLEGLQIASVTCGPWHTALITSTGQLFTFGDGTFGVLGHGNRENVSYPREVESLAGLRTIAVACGVWHTAAVVEVIVTQSSASFSSGKLFTWGDGDKNRLGHGDKEPRLKPTCVPALIDYNFHKISCGHSLTVGLTTSGRVFTMGSTVYGQLGNPQSDGKLPCLVGDKLAAESVEEISCGAYHVAVLTSNNEVYTWGKGANGRLGHGDMEDRKAPTLVEALKDRHVKFIACGSNYTAAICLHKWVSGAEQSQCSACRQAFGFTRKRHNCYNCGLVHCHACSSRKALQAALSPNPSKPYRVCDSCFVKLSKVAESGANNRRSSGPRLSGENKDRLDKADLRLAKSAMPSNFDLIKQLDTKAAKQGRKADTFTLGRSSQVSLLQLRDAVMSTDVRRTVPKPILTTSSVSSRSVSPFSRKPSPPRSATPVPTTSGLSFSKSITDSLKKTNELLNQEVHKLRGQVESLKHRCELQELELQQSAKKAQEATAVAADESAKCKAAKEVIKSLTAQLKDMAERLPPGSYDPESLKLVYLPNGSESNGAHFSGANGERNSRSENINSAYSASHPETDSGVQNGTQGPSQLLRDPIGSSESVLDPQGLEHGYSNGTNDRLDTRLPNGGGVLQSYRSSVSESLDGKESTANRDSDAGSKSRNSAVPGSASQIEAEWIEQYELGVYITLVALRDGTRDLKRVRFSRRIFGEHQAEMWWSDNREKVYEKYNVRGSDKSSVSGQVARRSEGGLSPSSQI comes from the exons ATGCAAGTGAAAGGATCTGGTTCAGATGCTTTTCGGGTTAGTGTATCTAGTGCCCCCAGCACATCAAGTCATGGTTCTGGACCAGATGATTGTGATGCACTAGGGGATGTGTATATTTGGGGTGAAGTTATATGTGATAATGTTATCAGGGTTGGGCCTGAGAAGAATGCTAGTTCCATTGGTACCAGAGCAGATGTTCTCCTGCCTAGGCCATTGGAATCAAACGTGGTGCTGGATGTGCATTATATAGCATGTGGGGTACGGCATGCTACTCTAGTCACTAGGCAGGGTGAAGTCTTCAGTTGGGGTGAAGAATCTGGTGGGAGGCTTGGTCATGGAGTCGGAAAAGATGTCACCCAACCTCGTCTAGTGGAATCATTAACATTTTGCAGTGTTGATTTTGTTGCATGTGGTGAGTTTCACACTTGCGCTGTTACTATGGCTGGTGAACTTTACACCTGGGGCGACGGTACACACTATGCCGGGCTCTTGGGCCATGGTACTGATGTCAGCCATTGGATACCAAAGAGAATTGCTGGCCCTCTTGAGGGACTTCAAATTGCAAGTGTGACATGTGGTCCATGGCACACTGCATTGATAACATCAACTGGACAGCTTTTTACATTTGGAGATGGAACTTTTGGTGTTTTGGGTCATGGAAATAGAGAAAATGTTTCATACCCAAGAGAGGTTGAATCTCTAGCAGGTTTGAGGACAATTGCTGTTGCATGTGGAGTGTGGCATACGGCTGCAGTAGTTGAGGTGATTGTAACCCAGTCTAGTGCAAGTTTTTCATCTGGGAAATTGTTCACTTGGGGAGATGGTGACAAAAACCGCCTTGGACACGGTGATAAAGAACCAAGGCTGAAGCCTACCTGTGTGCCTGCACTTATTGATTacaattttcacaaaatttcCTGTGGGCACAGTTTGACTGTTGGCCTGACTACATCTGGGCGTGTTTTCACAATGGGAAGTACTGTATATGGTCAACTTGGAAATCCTCAGTCTGATGGAAAGCTACCTTGCTTGGTAGGAGACAAGCTTGCAGCTGAATCTGTTGAGGAAATCTCTTGCGGAGCATATCATGTGGCTGTGTTGACTTCCAATAACGAGGTTTACACATGGGGTAAAGGAGCCAATGGGAGGCTGGGCCATGGTGATATGGAAGACAGGAAAGCACCCACTCTAGTTGAAGCTTTAAAGGATAGACATGTTAAATTTATTGCTTGTGGCTCAAATTATACAGCTGCCATATGTCTTCATAAATGGGTCTCTGGTGCTGAGCAGTCCCAGTGCTCTGCTTGTAGACAAGCTTTTGGCTTCACAAGAAAGAGACATAACTGCTACAACTGTGGATTAGTTCATTGTCATGCTTGTAGTTCTAGAAAAGCACTACAGGCTGCTTTGTCACCCAATCCCAGCAAACCTTATCGTGTGTGTGATTCATGTTTTGTGAAGCTATCTAAGGTGGCAGAATCTGGAGCCAACAACCGGAGAAGTTCTGGACCACGGCTTTCGGGTGAAAACAAGGATAGACTGGACAAGGCTGACCTTAGATTAGCCAAGTCAGCCATGCCTTCTAACTTTGATTTGATCAAACAATTGGACACGAAAGCAGCTAAACAAGGAAGAAAAGCTGATACTTTCACTTTAGGTCGCTCTTCTCAAGTATCTTTACTGCAGCTACGAGATGCTGTTATGTCTACCGATGTACGTCGAACTGTTCCTAAGCCAATTCTCACAACCTCGAGTGTTAGTTCAAGGTCTGTATCGCCTTTTTCGAGGAAACCTAGCCCTCCTAGGTCTGCAACACCAGTTCCTACAACATCAGGTTTATCTTTCTCCAAGAGCATAACTGATAGTCTGAAGAAGACAAATGAGCTTCTGAATCAGGAAGTGCATAAGTTACGGGGGCAG GTAGAAAGCCTTAAACACCGATGTGAATTGCAAGAATTAGAGCTCCAGCAATCAGCCAAAAAAGCTCAGGAAGCAACAGCAGTAGCTGCTGACGAATCTGCTAAATGTAAAGCTGCAAAAGAAGTGATCAAGTCACTTACAGCTCAG CTTAAAGATATGGCTGAAAGGTTGCCGCCTGGGTCTTATGACCCTGAAAGTCTCAAACTAGTTTACTTGCCAAATGGATCAGAATCAAATGGCGCACACTTTTCTGGTGCGAATGGAGAGAGGAACTCAAGatcagaaaatatcaacagcgCATACTCAGCTTCTCACCCTGAAACAGACTCAGGTGTGCAAAATGGAACGCAAGGTCCATCTCAATTGCTCCGAGATCCTATTGGAAGCAGTGAAAGTGTCTTAGATCCACAAGGACTTGAACATGGCTACTCAAATGGAACAAATGATCGCCTGGATACTCGGCTTCCAAATGGCGGGGGAGTTCTCCAGTCTTACAGGAGCAGCGTTTCTGAAAGTCTCGATGGAAAAGAATCAACTGCTAACCGCGACAGCGATGCTGGCTCGAAATCTAGAAACTCAGCAGTCCCAGGCAGTGCTAGCCAAATCGAAGCTGAATGGATTGAACAGTACGAACTGGGTGTGTACATAACACTTGTAGCCCTTCGTGATGGAACCAGAGATCTCAAGCGTGTACGATTCAG CCGGAGGATATTTGGGGAACACCAAGCGGAGATGTGGTGGTCGGACAACCGAGAAAAGGTTTACGAGAAATACAATGTGAGAGGATCGGACAAGTCATCGGTTAGCGGGCAGGTGGCCCGGAGATCGGAGGGAGGTCTTTCACCTTCTTCGCAGATTTAG